The following are encoded in a window of Armatimonadota bacterium genomic DNA:
- the recO gene encoding DNA repair protein RecO, with the protein MPVYRVEAIVLRRTPLGEADRVVTLFCRDQGKVAAVARGARRPGSRLAGRLEPFSRVRALLAVGRTLDVVTQVEVVASRARLREDLDRLSAAAFAVEVVDRATDERQPAPEMFDVLDRALGAIETGDPELAALWAAAQVLVRSGYAPQLARCQVCGRAAPAGALSLALGGVLCGAHRQRDPAAEPLSARARGALEHLLDAAAPPEDPAAWDRRVREEVGRALRRYLEYRLETTLRVPAVARRLGVSPAPRPGSADRPHHPPAEGDRQEEG; encoded by the coding sequence ATGCCCGTCTACAGGGTCGAGGCCATCGTGCTGCGCCGCACCCCGCTGGGTGAGGCCGACCGGGTGGTGACCCTGTTCTGCCGCGACCAGGGGAAGGTGGCGGCCGTGGCCCGCGGGGCGCGCCGTCCGGGCAGCCGCCTGGCCGGCCGCCTGGAGCCATTTTCCCGCGTCCGGGCGCTGCTGGCGGTGGGACGCACCCTGGATGTGGTGACTCAGGTGGAGGTGGTGGCCTCCCGGGCCCGGCTGCGGGAGGACCTGGACCGGCTCAGCGCCGCCGCCTTCGCGGTGGAGGTGGTGGACCGGGCCACCGACGAGCGCCAGCCGGCCCCGGAGATGTTCGACGTCCTCGACCGCGCCCTGGGCGCCATCGAGACCGGCGACCCCGAGCTGGCGGCCCTGTGGGCGGCGGCGCAGGTCCTGGTCCGCAGCGGCTACGCTCCGCAGCTCGCCCGCTGCCAGGTGTGCGGCCGGGCCGCCCCGGCCGGGGCGCTGAGCCTGGCCCTGGGCGGCGTGCTCTGCGGCGCCCACCGCCAGCGGGATCCCGCCGCGGAACCGCTGTCGGCCCGGGCGCGCGGTGCTCTGGAGCACCTGCTGGACGCCGCCGCGCCGCCAGAGGACCCCGCCGCCTGGGACCGGCGCGTGCGGGAGGAGGTGGGGCGGGCGCTGCGCCGCTACCTGGAATACCGGCTGGAGACCACCCTGCGCGTGCCCGCCGTGGCGCGCCGGCTGGGGGTGTCACCCGCGCCGCGGCCGGGCTCCGCCGACCGTCCGCATCACCCGCCGGCGGAGGGGGACCGACAGGAGGAGGGCTGA
- a CDS encoding Nramp family divalent metal transporter — MIFSRRRRAPADARVGLPGRGWLAARWARLAAFAAVMGPGIITGNVDNDANGIATYSVAGAAFGYRLLWTLLLSTVALAVVQEMVARMGAVTGKGLADLIRERFRVRTTVLVMGVLVVANWANTVGDFAGVAGAAEIFGISRYLAVPLAAAAVWLLVVRGTYRRVERVFLAATLVYATYVASAVLARPPWGEVLRATVTPAFSRDPAFVAMAIGVVGTTIAPWMQFYQQAAVVDKGLTVRDYPQVRLDTYLGMLTTNLVAFFIVVACGATLYVHGTPISTAADAARALEPLAGRYAAGLFAAGLLNAAVFSVAIIPLSTAYAVCEAFGWEAGLDRSVGEAPVFFGLFTGVLVASALVILIPGLPLVRVMVLSQVLNGILLPAVLAVIILLVNDPAVMGPHVNTPAANAVAGVTVAGMAILSLLLVAAF; from the coding sequence GTGATCTTCTCCCGCCGGCGCCGGGCACCCGCAGACGCCCGGGTCGGTCTGCCCGGGCGGGGGTGGCTCGCCGCACGCTGGGCCCGCCTGGCCGCGTTCGCGGCTGTCATGGGCCCCGGGATCATCACCGGCAACGTGGACAACGACGCCAACGGCATCGCCACCTACTCGGTGGCGGGGGCTGCCTTCGGCTACCGGCTGCTGTGGACGCTGCTGCTCTCGACCGTGGCCCTGGCCGTGGTCCAGGAGATGGTAGCCCGGATGGGGGCGGTGACGGGCAAGGGGCTGGCCGACCTGATCCGGGAACGCTTCCGGGTCCGGACCACCGTCCTGGTCATGGGCGTCCTGGTCGTGGCCAACTGGGCCAACACCGTGGGAGACTTCGCCGGCGTGGCGGGTGCGGCCGAGATCTTCGGCATCAGCCGCTACCTGGCGGTGCCGCTGGCGGCCGCGGCGGTGTGGCTCCTCGTGGTGCGCGGCACCTACCGCCGGGTGGAGCGGGTGTTCCTGGCCGCCACCCTGGTCTACGCGACCTACGTGGCGTCGGCGGTCCTGGCCCGCCCGCCCTGGGGGGAGGTCCTGCGGGCGACGGTGACCCCGGCGTTCTCCCGCGACCCCGCGTTCGTGGCCATGGCCATCGGCGTGGTGGGGACCACCATCGCGCCGTGGATGCAGTTCTACCAGCAGGCCGCCGTGGTGGACAAGGGGCTGACCGTCCGGGACTACCCCCAGGTGCGGCTGGACACCTACCTGGGCATGCTCACCACCAACCTGGTGGCGTTCTTCATCGTCGTGGCCTGCGGTGCCACCCTCTACGTCCACGGGACGCCGATCAGCACCGCCGCCGACGCCGCGCGGGCCCTGGAGCCGCTGGCCGGCCGGTACGCCGCGGGGCTGTTCGCCGCCGGGCTGCTGAACGCCGCCGTCTTCTCCGTGGCCATCATTCCCCTGTCCACGGCCTACGCCGTGTGCGAGGCCTTCGGGTGGGAGGCCGGCCTGGACCGGTCCGTCGGGGAGGCGCCGGTGTTCTTCGGCCTGTTCACCGGGGTCCTGGTGGCCTCGGCCCTGGTCATCCTGATCCCGGGCCTGCCCCTGGTCCGGGTCATGGTCCTCTCCCAGGTCCTCAACGGCATCCTGCTGCCCGCCGTCCTCGCCGTCATCATCCTCCTGGTGAACGACCCGGCGGTGATGGGCCCCCACGTCAACACGCCGGCGGCCAACGCGGTGGCGGGAGTCACCGTCGCCGGCATGGCGATCCTCAGCCTGCTGCTGGTCGCCGCCTTCTGA
- a CDS encoding glycine--tRNA ligase subunit alpha, with translation MTFQDVIMALERYWAARGCLIEQPYDLEVGAGTMHPATFLRSLGPEPWRVAYVQPSRRPADGRYGENPHRLFKHYQYQVILKPSPDDVQDLYLASLAALGIRLREHDVRFLEDDWESPTLGAAGLGWQVFLDGNEITQFTYFQQMGGLEVRPVAAEITYGLERITMYIQGRSSVYDIEWAPGITYGEVRRQEEAEQSAYAFDHADVPALRDAFASSEREAGRLLDLGLVLPAYDHVLKCSHLFNLLDARGAITVAERTALMARCRALARRCAERYVARRAEQGYPLLREAPVAARTR, from the coding sequence ATGACCTTTCAGGACGTGATCATGGCCCTGGAGCGGTACTGGGCGGCCCGGGGCTGTCTCATCGAGCAGCCCTACGACCTGGAGGTGGGGGCGGGGACGATGCACCCGGCCACGTTCCTCCGCTCGCTGGGCCCCGAGCCCTGGCGGGTGGCCTACGTGCAGCCGTCCCGCCGCCCGGCCGACGGGCGCTACGGGGAGAACCCCCACCGGCTGTTCAAGCACTACCAGTACCAGGTGATCCTCAAGCCCTCTCCCGACGACGTCCAGGACCTGTACCTGGCCAGCCTGGCGGCCCTGGGCATCCGCCTGCGGGAGCACGACGTGCGGTTCCTGGAGGACGACTGGGAGTCGCCGACCCTGGGGGCCGCGGGGCTGGGCTGGCAGGTGTTCCTGGACGGCAACGAGATCACCCAGTTCACCTACTTCCAGCAGATGGGCGGCCTGGAGGTGCGCCCCGTGGCCGCCGAGATCACCTACGGCCTGGAGCGCATCACCATGTACATCCAGGGGCGGTCCAGCGTCTACGACATCGAGTGGGCGCCCGGCATCACCTACGGGGAGGTGCGCCGGCAGGAGGAGGCCGAGCAGTCGGCGTACGCCTTCGACCACGCCGACGTGCCCGCGCTGCGGGACGCCTTCGCCAGCAGCGAGCGGGAGGCCGGCCGGCTGCTGGATCTGGGCCTGGTCCTGCCGGCGTACGACCACGTGCTGAAGTGCTCGCACCTGTTCAACCTGCTGGACGCCCGCGGGGCGATCACGGTGGCCGAGCGCACGGCCCTGATGGCGCGGTGCCGGGCCCTGGCCCGCCGGTGCGCGGAGCGCTACGTGGCCCGGCGGGCCGAGCAGGGCTATCCCCTGCTGC